GGGTCAGAAAtcaccgccgctgtcggagggGTCAACGTCAACGCCGCGGCCGGACGACGCGTCCTAACGCTTGGGGTTGACCCTCCCGAAGTCCGCGAGCTTCCGGGACCGGTTGCCGCGGTACGACGCCGCCGTCGACAGGTGCGGGTGCGCCGGGCCCCTGATTTCGCCGGAGTACCCCGTCTCCGGCTGGAACCCGCACTTCTGGTGGTTCCACTGCCGCGCGGGGCTCGGCCTCACCAGCGGGCTCAGGCAGAAGCTCAGCCCGGAGACGTTCCTCGAGTGCAGCCCCGTCCGCGCCCGAAGCGGCGGCCCGGCGGGCGGGGTTCTCCGCGGCCCGCGAGACGACTCCGACGCGTATCCGCTCCCTAGCGGCGATCGGTTCTCGCGGTCCTCGTCGTCGGACTCCTCTCCTCGCTCCGGCGACATCCCGCGGTTCGATACCGGGCGAGGCCGCCGGGATTCGAAGGCGGAGACGCTGTCTTCCGCGGAGAATCCTCGAGGCTGGCTCTTCCCGCGGCGGTGGAGGAACGAGAACCACGACGACGAGGCCGGCGTCGCCCGGCACGAATCCCGATGGCCTCTGTGGCCAGGATCCGAATCCGAAGAGAATCGGGGACCCAATTCGGAATCGAACTTCTCCGATCTGGACTTGCTGAAAAGGATGGCGAGCAAGGAGAACTTGCCTCGCTTCTTCTTGCGCGGCTCGCTCGGGACGAAGCCTCCCACGGCGTCGCTGTACCTGTAAGCCGGCCCTACTTGCGGAGTGCTGTAGAAGCGGTGGtggccgcctccgccgccgccgcgagcGCACACGGCGGCATCGGACTTCCGGTGGCTGATGTAGGGGGAGACGGAGTGGGGGAACGCCTGATGCGGCGGGGGCTGCGGGTCGGGTTCCAGGCGATCGTCGGCTGCGCAAGGGCGGGCGCGGGGGCGGGCGTGGCTCAGGGCCTCGGCTTGGGCCTGGGCGGCGATGAGGGCGAAGAGGCGCTCCCGGAGGCAGGTGGCGCAGACGCCGACGGCGCTGCTCAGGTCGACGGGGTGCTTCTTACACTTCATTCCTCGCTCGATCCCCACGCTGACATGCGGTCGCTTCTAGAAGCTTCTGCGTTTCGCCATCGCCTGTGCAAACCACCGCGAGCTTCGTCCTCCGAAACGAAAACGAACGTTtgagagcgagcgagagagaaagagatactTTATGGACTTTGTGCTGTCTCTGCCTGTTGGGGGTGGTACTGGTGGCACCTTCTTGATTtaattgtagagagagagagagagagagagaatttttttttttttggagcaagAAAGATTAGTCGCATCATGGTTATTTTTActttataaattatttaataCATTTCGACATATGCGCTAATTCAAAACTCATTCCCGTTATTCAATTTGGCTATACCCATCGAATTCGATCGGTTTGAGATCCTTCCTCGCATTCGAGCAGTGAATTCGATTCAGAACTGCACTCTCTCGTAAGCTGTCAATTGTCTTAGTCGAtatgtcttaaaaaaaaaaaaaaagatgtattTCGAGTTCACTAACAAGTTGGTGGCTAGCCCCTTTTTCTGAATTTAGGTCCGGTTGAATTTTCGCGAGCATTCGTCGAGTTAGCTTAGTAACTTCTCTTTAGCTTGGCGagtgaaatttgaatttgaaagctAAATATGGAAGCATTTAGCAAATGGGTCTACTTTATTtactttgaaaattaattgaatgatGTCGATCCTAGGTTGAACGAtgatttttgttatttatttgttttgtttttttcttttggtggcAAGTTGACGATGTGACTTTTGTGCGTTGACTTTCTCTTTCGGTTTAGTGGAGTTTGAGGATGATTGCATGACCCCAGCAATAAACAAAGATAAGATTTCTTACCTAAAACAAGCCTTGCTTTCATCAGGTTTTCCTGCCTTTGCCTtcccttctcatttttttttgtttttgcccaATCGGGGGCTCTCACTTTTAGTTATTTACAACTAAGGACGTCGTCGAAACGCCTTGGCGACTCTCAAAACCAGAACGAAATCTATAACGTTTATGAAGATTAAAGCGACTCTAATAAATGGGATcgcatctaaaaaaaatttcgtatGTCCGATACTAAATCTACGCCGACGCTAAATACTAAAAGCATaagggaaaagtaaaaaaaaaaaaaaaaagttgcttcataATTTTATGGATGGATTACTTGCAGCATAAAATATCTATCGATTCTTGAAATCGGGACGTGATTTTCTTACGCTCGTCCACTCAATTTGCTAGAATTTGTACGTAAATACCATTTCGAAGCCAAAATGGAGTAATAAGCAGCTTAGagttaaaaatggaaaattataTTCTCAAATGGGCACGAGTACCACCCTCATTATATTGTATAATGAGGGTTGGAGAGGTTTTCACTTTTCACAGATATCTTTTGAATTATTACGACGATTAGACCTCGGGACCAATAAAGTGCCATACTAATCTCATGGCCTAAGAcgagaaaagtaattttttttttctaatagtTGATGGTGGGGAGAATAGAATTGCTTTCGTAGATTTGATGCTTGGCATGGAAGACGGTTCTTTGGCCACTTTAATTATGCATGCATTAGGTTATGTCATTTTCTCTGTTGCGTGGAGTTGGAAAGTTTATTGCCGTGCTTATTAGCAAGGGTGTtgatggttcggttcggttcggttcggttcgatttttggAAAgtcaaatcgaaccgaaccattagGGTGTAAACTTGAACTAAACCGAATCTCACCTTAAACCAAATATGAACTGAACCAAAAATTCGATTCGGTTTGATTCAGTTCGATTTttattcttcaaaatttttatttttatttcttttcttttcttttttcctttttggttctaATTCGACAAAGCTGTCAGGACCCCTCGTCGAGGTTGGCAAGGATGTCGCGGCCCTCgttgtggccgacgagggtaACGTCTCTTGCCTaggcccttgccggccaaaTCGAGGACTGCGATCCCTCGCCCACGGCCAAAGCGAGGGCCTAGGTGAGactaaaaaagaataagagaaaagaaaataaagaaaaataaaaaataaaaacgaatggttattttgaagattttttatgtgttttagTTAAccgaactagaaaaaaaaagtggttatTATTCGGTTACCTGAAGCTaaaattgaaccgaactgaAATGCCTAACTGAAATGCATAAATTTTCAGTTcagtttgatttcatttttcaattcgaTTTTGATACCCCCTACTTATTAGTATTGTCGGACCAAACTTAAACCTAGATATAGGGCgacttgaaaataaaaaataaagagctTTTATAAATTAGTGATTCTATTGGGATAACCGGATCAAATCATCGCGGAGCGCAGCCATATCTCTCAACCATCAATCGATTAAGCAAACGAACGCCATCAAAGGCATTGTGTTAGTGAGAAAATCAAATCGGCAATGTTTTGAAACCGGGCTCTAACTAGTCGCCCATGGTGGATGGGCCGATCGGATTGAAGTTGAAATGCCTAAGCACGATCTCAC
This sequence is a window from Rhodamnia argentea isolate NSW1041297 chromosome 3, ASM2092103v1, whole genome shotgun sequence. Protein-coding genes within it:
- the LOC115728758 gene encoding uncharacterized protein LOC115728758 — encoded protein: MKCKKHPVDLSSAVGVCATCLRERLFALIAAQAQAEALSHARPRARPCAADDRLEPDPQPPPHQAFPHSVSPYISHRKSDAAVCARGGGGGGHHRFYSTPQVGPAYRYSDAVGGFVPSEPRKKKRGKFSLLAILFSKSRSEKFDSELGPRFSSDSDPGHRGHRDSCRATPASSSWFSFLHRRGKSQPRGFSAEDSVSAFESRRPRPVSNRGMSPERGEESDDEDRENRSPLGSGYASESSRGPRRTPPAGPPLRARTGLHSRNVSGLSFCLSPLVRPSPARQWNHQKCGFQPETGYSGEIRGPAHPHLSTAASYRGNRSRKLADFGRVNPKR